A genomic window from Candidatus Kouleothrix ribensis includes:
- a CDS encoding glutamine synthetase, translating into MSHGQVPGMLNRAQLGELIERGEIETVLTVFPDMYGRLMGKRITGHFFMDHVLDDGMHACDYLLACDMEMDVIPGYKYTSWETGYGDFHCVPDLSSLRRAAWLPKTAIVLCDLHTQDEQIVEVAPRRMLQRQLERAAAMGFTIKGGSEIELYLFNESFDSAKAKNYHDLRPIGDYNEDYHILQGTKEDDLVGAIRRHLDASGVPIEFSKGEAGLGQQEINLQFCDALNQCDRNILYKHAAKEIAWQQNKAITFMAKWDERHTGSSCHIHMSLWNAADDTPAFVGDQPLVGKITSNDTFRWFLGGWMQRARELSACYAPYVASYKRYQSRSWAPTGIAWSYDNRTSGFRVVGHGKSLRVECRLPGADANPYIAYAAAIAAGLDGVANKIEPPPVFQGDVYAAQSLPRVPTTLYEAIGEFERSDFARQAFGADVAEHYLHFIRTEQRKFDEVVTSWERARYFERA; encoded by the coding sequence ATGAGCCATGGCCAAGTCCCAGGTATGCTCAACCGTGCCCAGCTCGGCGAGCTGATCGAGCGCGGCGAGATCGAGACGGTGCTGACGGTCTTCCCCGACATGTATGGCCGCCTGATGGGCAAGCGCATCACGGGCCATTTCTTCATGGACCACGTGCTCGACGACGGCATGCACGCCTGTGATTACCTGCTGGCCTGCGACATGGAAATGGATGTCATCCCCGGCTACAAATACACCAGCTGGGAGACCGGCTACGGCGATTTCCACTGCGTGCCCGATCTGTCGTCGCTGCGGCGCGCGGCCTGGCTACCCAAAACCGCGATCGTGCTGTGCGATCTGCATACCCAGGACGAGCAGATCGTCGAGGTGGCGCCGCGGCGCATGCTGCAGCGCCAGCTCGAGCGAGCCGCCGCCATGGGCTTCACGATCAAGGGCGGCTCGGAGATCGAGCTATACCTGTTCAACGAGAGCTTCGACAGTGCCAAGGCCAAGAACTACCACGATCTGCGGCCGATCGGCGATTACAACGAGGACTATCACATCCTGCAGGGCACCAAAGAAGACGACCTGGTCGGCGCCATCCGGCGCCACCTCGACGCCAGCGGCGTGCCGATCGAGTTCAGCAAGGGCGAGGCCGGGCTGGGCCAGCAGGAGATCAACCTGCAGTTCTGCGACGCGCTCAACCAGTGCGACCGCAACATCCTGTATAAGCACGCCGCCAAAGAGATCGCCTGGCAGCAGAACAAGGCGATCACCTTCATGGCCAAGTGGGACGAGCGGCACACCGGGTCGAGCTGCCACATCCACATGAGCCTGTGGAACGCCGCCGACGACACGCCGGCCTTTGTGGGCGACCAGCCGCTGGTGGGTAAAATCACCAGCAACGACACCTTTCGCTGGTTTTTAGGTGGCTGGATGCAGCGCGCACGCGAGCTATCGGCCTGCTACGCGCCGTACGTAGCCTCGTACAAGCGCTACCAGTCGCGCTCGTGGGCGCCTACCGGCATCGCCTGGAGCTACGATAACCGCACCTCGGGCTTTCGCGTGGTCGGCCACGGCAAGTCGCTGCGGGTCGAATGCCGGCTGCCTGGCGCTGATGCTAACCCCTACATCGCCTATGCCGCCGCGATTGCGGCCGGGCTCGACGGCGTGGCGAACAAGATCGAGCCGCCGCCAGTGTTCCAGGGCGATGTGTATGCCGCGCAGAGCCTGCCGCGCGTGCCGACCACGCTGTACGAGGCGATCGGCGAGTTCGAGCGCAGCGACTTCGCGCGCCAGGCGTTCGGGGCCGACGTAGCCGAGCACTACCTGCACTTCATTCGCACCGAGCAGCGCAAATTCGACGAAGTGGTGACCAGCTGGGAGCGCGCGCGGTACTTTGAGCGGGCCTAA
- a CDS encoding glucose 1-dehydrogenase — MRLHDKVALITGAGSGIGRAAALLWASEGASVVVADVNDAAGQAVVAELRAAGGQAIYVHADVSQAADAENMVRAAEAAFGKLNVLFNNAGIMHSDDDNAITTDEAVWDLTMNINLKGVFLGCKYGIPALRRAGGGSIINVASFVALLGAATPQIAYTASKGGVLSMTRELAVIHAREHIRVNALCPGPLRTELLMKFLNTDAKQQRRLVHIPIGRFGEAHEIAQAALFLASDESSYVTGATFTVDGGITAAYVTPE; from the coding sequence ATGCGACTACACGACAAGGTGGCGCTGATCACCGGGGCCGGCTCGGGCATCGGCCGTGCAGCCGCGCTGCTGTGGGCCAGCGAAGGCGCCAGCGTGGTGGTGGCCGACGTAAACGACGCCGCCGGCCAGGCGGTGGTTGCGGAGCTGAGAGCTGCCGGTGGCCAGGCGATCTATGTCCATGCCGATGTGTCGCAGGCCGCCGACGCCGAGAATATGGTGCGCGCGGCCGAGGCCGCATTCGGCAAGCTGAACGTGCTATTCAACAACGCCGGAATCATGCACAGCGACGACGACAACGCGATCACCACCGACGAAGCGGTGTGGGATCTGACCATGAACATCAACCTCAAGGGCGTGTTTCTAGGCTGCAAGTACGGCATCCCGGCACTGCGGCGCGCCGGCGGCGGCTCGATCATCAATGTGGCCTCGTTCGTAGCGCTGCTGGGCGCGGCCACGCCGCAGATCGCCTATACCGCCAGCAAAGGCGGCGTGCTGTCGATGACGCGCGAGCTGGCAGTGATCCACGCGCGCGAGCACATCCGTGTGAATGCGCTGTGCCCCGGCCCGCTGCGCACCGAGCTGCTGATGAAGTTCCTCAACACCGATGCGAAGCAGCAGCGCCGGCTAGTCCACATCCCGATCGGCCGCTTTGGCGAGGCCCACGAGATCGCCCAGGCCGCGCTGTTCCTGGCATCCGACGAGTCGTCGTACGTCACTGGCGCAACGTTCACAGTCGATGGCGGCATCACAGCGGCATATGTAACGCCCGAGTAG
- a CDS encoding glycerol kinase, producing the protein MLGIDQGTSQTKALIMDCAGRVLATNTAPVATTVIGETQIEQDPLDILRSVELACAPLLAQYPATVAGLDNQGETFLLWDAASGAPLTPAISWQDKRGAAICQALEAAGHGALVRQRTGLLLDPYFSASKLAQVLRDQPELARRAAAGALRFGTVDTWLIWRLSAGRLHVTDPSTASRTLLYNINTLDWDAELLALFGVPAALLPRVVPSAGYAGTITLAGHTLALHGLLCDQQAALFGQGCLAPGSAKCTFGTGAFLLLNTGAQPVLSQRGLLGTLAWQTPEATHYALDGGVFVAGAAVEWLRDELGIIASAAESDALAQAANPATTPLYIPALAGLAAPYWQPQARGTIFGLSRGSGRAELVRATLEGLAQRVADVATAMQDDAGLALAGLRVDGGPARNRFLMQTLADNLGTEVLVAAEVEATATGVAHMARHHAHSVPLDAIGAAWQAAEVYTPQITANERLARRARWQRAVALAIEMYANGSNG; encoded by the coding sequence ATCCTCGGCATCGACCAAGGCACCAGCCAGACCAAAGCGCTGATCATGGACTGTGCCGGGCGGGTGCTGGCCACCAACACCGCGCCGGTCGCTACAACCGTGATCGGCGAGACGCAGATCGAGCAAGATCCGCTCGACATTCTGCGCTCGGTCGAGCTGGCCTGCGCGCCGCTGCTGGCGCAGTACCCGGCGACGGTGGCCGGGCTCGACAACCAGGGCGAGACGTTTTTGCTGTGGGATGCTGCCAGCGGCGCGCCGCTGACGCCGGCGATTAGCTGGCAAGACAAGCGCGGCGCGGCGATCTGCCAGGCGCTCGAGGCCGCCGGCCATGGCGCGCTGGTGCGCCAGCGCACTGGCCTGCTGCTCGACCCATACTTTTCAGCCAGTAAGCTGGCCCAGGTGCTGCGCGATCAGCCCGAGCTGGCCCGGCGCGCGGCCGCCGGCGCGCTGCGCTTCGGCACCGTCGACACGTGGCTGATCTGGCGGCTCAGCGCCGGCCGGTTGCATGTCACCGACCCGAGCACCGCCTCGCGCACGCTGCTGTACAACATCAACACCCTCGATTGGGACGCCGAGCTGCTGGCGCTGTTCGGCGTGCCGGCGGCGCTGCTGCCGCGCGTGGTTCCATCGGCTGGCTACGCCGGCACGATCACGCTGGCTGGGCATACCCTGGCGCTGCACGGGCTGCTGTGCGATCAGCAGGCCGCCCTGTTTGGGCAGGGGTGTTTGGCGCCTGGCAGCGCCAAGTGTACCTTCGGCACCGGCGCATTCCTGCTGCTGAATACCGGCGCGCAGCCTGTGCTGAGCCAGCGTGGGCTGCTCGGCACCCTGGCCTGGCAGACGCCCGAGGCCACCCACTACGCGCTCGATGGCGGCGTATTCGTGGCCGGCGCGGCGGTCGAGTGGCTGCGCGACGAGCTGGGGATCATCGCGAGCGCGGCCGAGAGCGACGCGCTGGCCCAGGCGGCCAACCCGGCCACCACGCCGCTGTACATCCCGGCGCTGGCCGGGCTGGCGGCGCCATACTGGCAGCCGCAGGCCCGCGGCACGATCTTCGGGCTGAGCCGTGGCAGTGGCCGGGCCGAGCTGGTGCGTGCCACGCTCGAAGGCCTGGCCCAGCGCGTCGCCGACGTGGCCACGGCCATGCAGGACGATGCGGGGCTAGCGTTGGCCGGCCTACGCGTCGATGGCGGGCCGGCTCGTAACCGCTTCCTAATGCAAACCCTGGCCGACAACCTCGGCACCGAGGTGCTGGTTGCGGCCGAAGTCGAGGCCACCGCCACAGGAGTAGCGCACATGGCCCGCCACCACGCGCATAGCGTTCCGCTCGACGCGATCGGCGCGGCGTGGCAAGCAGCGGAGGTGTATACGCCCCAGATCACAGCCAACGAGCGATTGGCACGCCGGGCACGCTGGCAGCGTGCCGTCGCACTAGCGATCGAGATGTACGCGAACGGATCGAACGGCTAA
- a CDS encoding amino acid permease: MSNKPKDTIGHSHDHDADVHELHSMGYAQELLRRMSGFSNFAISFAIICIVAGGITAFQAGLSAAGGGSIGIGWPIGSLFAFIVALAMAQIASAYPTAGGLYHWSSILGGKGWGWATAWFNLIGLVFVVASVDVGLYFLLNGLILTPLGMDLSQVGNVNLFGAPFSIPQFVIVAIIVITQALFNHFGIRVTTLLTDFSGYLIFATAIILTLALLAFAPSLDFGRLFSFTNYTGDPGAGIWPSTDSLFKAFLLGLILVCYTITGFDASAHTSEETRDAARIVPRGMLQAVFWSGLFGYIMVCSFVLAMPSVEEGAAQGVNVFYWLLNGSSMPGIVRWLISIGIVFSNYLCALAGLTSLSRMTYAFARDGGLPFSNALKTVSAVYRTPVVAIWVGALLTVIGTLYAPAFLVLAAGCAVFLYLSYVMPIAAGLLAEGRSWQHKGPFNLGVFSRPVAVLAIIGGLVLAWVGFQPPNEKVLYVGVGMAVVMVVIWFAFERRRFEGPPTGARILARQAEIAAIEERLREQEAAATLQRGTVQ, translated from the coding sequence ATGTCGAACAAGCCAAAAGACACGATCGGACACTCCCACGACCACGACGCCGATGTACACGAGCTTCACAGCATGGGCTACGCACAAGAGTTGCTGCGGCGCATGAGCGGCTTCTCGAACTTCGCGATCTCGTTCGCGATCATCTGCATCGTAGCGGGCGGCATCACTGCCTTCCAGGCCGGCCTGAGCGCGGCTGGCGGCGGCTCAATTGGCATCGGCTGGCCGATCGGCAGCTTGTTCGCCTTCATTGTCGCACTGGCCATGGCCCAGATCGCCTCGGCCTACCCGACTGCCGGCGGGCTGTACCACTGGAGCTCGATCCTGGGCGGCAAGGGCTGGGGCTGGGCCACCGCCTGGTTCAATTTGATCGGCCTGGTCTTCGTGGTCGCGTCGGTCGATGTCGGCCTGTACTTCTTGCTGAACGGCCTGATCCTGACCCCGCTCGGCATGGATCTCAGCCAGGTCGGCAATGTCAATCTGTTCGGCGCACCATTCAGCATCCCGCAGTTCGTGATTGTGGCGATCATCGTGATCACGCAGGCACTGTTCAATCACTTCGGCATTCGCGTGACTACACTGCTGACCGATTTCAGCGGCTATCTAATCTTTGCCACGGCGATCATCCTGACATTGGCGCTGCTGGCCTTTGCACCGAGCCTCGATTTTGGCCGGCTGTTTAGCTTTACCAACTACACCGGCGACCCTGGCGCGGGCATCTGGCCATCGACCGATAGCCTATTCAAGGCATTTCTGCTCGGCCTGATCCTGGTGTGCTATACAATCACCGGCTTCGATGCCTCGGCGCACACCTCGGAAGAGACGCGCGACGCCGCGCGAATCGTGCCGCGCGGTATGCTCCAGGCGGTGTTCTGGTCGGGCCTGTTTGGTTATATCATGGTCTGCTCGTTCGTGCTGGCCATGCCGAGCGTTGAGGAAGGCGCCGCGCAGGGCGTCAATGTGTTCTACTGGCTGCTGAACGGCTCGAGCATGCCGGGGATCGTGCGCTGGCTGATCAGCATCGGCATCGTGTTTTCGAACTATCTGTGCGCGCTGGCCGGCCTTACGTCGCTCTCGCGGATGACCTATGCATTCGCGCGCGACGGCGGCCTACCGTTCTCGAACGCGCTCAAAACCGTCAGCGCGGTCTATCGCACCCCCGTAGTTGCGATCTGGGTCGGCGCGCTGCTCACGGTGATCGGCACACTCTACGCGCCGGCATTCCTGGTGCTGGCGGCCGGCTGCGCGGTGTTCCTCTACCTCTCGTATGTGATGCCGATCGCGGCAGGCCTGCTGGCCGAGGGCCGCAGCTGGCAGCACAAAGGGCCGTTCAACCTGGGCGTGTTTTCGCGGCCGGTGGCGGTGCTGGCGATCATCGGTGGCCTGGTGCTGGCCTGGGTTGGCTTTCAGCCGCCCAACGAGAAGGTGCTGTACGTTGGTGTGGGCATGGCCGTGGTGATGGTGGTGATCTGGTTTGCGTTCGAACGCCGGCGCTTCGAAGGCCCGCCCACTGGCGCGCGCATCCTGGCGCGCCAGGCCGAGATCGCGGCGATCGAAGAGCGCCTGCGCGAGCAAGAGGCCGCCGCAACATTGCAGCGCGGCACTGTACAGTAA
- the purB gene encoding adenylosuccinate lyase, translating into MTDRLTTLSPLAGRYRPDVAALEAYFSEAALFRYRARVEIEYLIFLTKARDVTFVPRLDARAAAELRGLYRGFRLEDAEAIAAWDRKVNHDVKAVEYWLREQLDRLGLGAWKEAIHFGLTSEDVNNLAYALMLREARDLVLMPALRDLGAQLHGLAQAEAATPMLARTHGQPATPTTLGKEIAVFVARLRHAHAQLAQVQLTGKLNGATGTLAAQSVALPAVDWLAFSRAFVRSLDIEPVLLTTQIEPHDSLAELCDALKRLNTVLIDLVQDVWRYIGEGYLVQAARPGEVGSSTMPHKVNPIDFENAEGNLGLANALLEFFSRKLPVSRLQRDLSDSTVLRNLGVACGHSLFAYGRIARGLGKLGVDAERMLADLAAHPEVLAEAVQTILRREGYPEPYEVLKQLTRGHTLTLARLHEFVDTLDVAEPVKAELRALTPAGYTGLAEKLARTLVQRFI; encoded by the coding sequence GTGACTGACCGACTAACAACGCTTTCGCCGCTGGCCGGGCGCTACCGGCCCGATGTTGCGGCGCTAGAGGCCTACTTCAGCGAGGCGGCGCTGTTCCGCTACCGCGCACGCGTCGAGATCGAGTATCTGATCTTTCTGACCAAGGCTCGTGATGTGACGTTCGTGCCCAGGCTCGACGCGCGCGCCGCCGCCGAGCTGCGCGGCCTATACCGGGGCTTCCGCCTGGAAGATGCCGAGGCGATTGCTGCGTGGGATCGCAAGGTCAACCACGATGTTAAGGCCGTCGAGTACTGGCTGCGCGAGCAGCTCGACAGGCTGGGCCTGGGCGCGTGGAAGGAAGCCATCCACTTCGGGCTGACGTCTGAGGATGTCAATAACCTGGCCTACGCGCTGATGCTGCGCGAGGCGCGCGACCTGGTGCTGATGCCGGCGCTGCGCGACCTGGGCGCGCAGCTGCACGGCCTGGCGCAGGCCGAGGCCGCCACGCCAATGCTGGCGCGCACGCACGGCCAGCCCGCCACGCCAACCACACTCGGTAAAGAGATCGCCGTATTCGTGGCGCGGCTGCGGCACGCGCATGCTCAGCTGGCTCAGGTGCAGCTCACCGGCAAGCTGAACGGCGCCACCGGCACGCTGGCTGCGCAATCGGTCGCGCTGCCGGCGGTCGACTGGCTGGCGTTCAGCCGGGCCTTTGTGCGCTCGCTCGACATCGAGCCAGTGTTGCTGACTACGCAGATCGAGCCGCACGACTCGCTGGCCGAGCTGTGCGACGCGCTCAAGCGGCTCAACACCGTGCTGATCGACCTGGTGCAAGATGTGTGGCGCTATATCGGCGAGGGCTACCTGGTGCAGGCCGCGCGCCCTGGCGAGGTCGGCTCGTCGACCATGCCGCACAAGGTCAACCCGATCGACTTCGAGAATGCCGAGGGCAACCTGGGCCTGGCCAATGCGCTGCTCGAGTTCTTCAGCCGCAAGCTGCCGGTGTCGCGGCTCCAGCGCGATCTGTCGGACAGCACGGTGCTGCGCAACCTGGGTGTGGCCTGCGGCCACAGCCTGTTCGCATACGGCCGCATTGCGCGCGGGCTGGGCAAGCTCGGCGTGGATGCCGAGCGCATGCTGGCCGACCTGGCCGCGCACCCCGAGGTGCTGGCCGAAGCCGTGCAGACGATCCTGCGGCGCGAGGGCTACCCCGAGCCGTACGAGGTGCTCAAGCAGCTGACGCGCGGGCACACGCTCACGCTGGCACGCCTGCACGAGTTCGTCGACACGCTCGATGTGGCCGAGCCGGTGAAGGCCGAGCTGCGCGCGCTAACACCCGCCGGCTACACTGGCCTGGCCGAGAAGCTGGCGCGTACGCTGGTGCAACGCTTCATCTAG